Proteins encoded together in one Streptomyces sp. TLI_171 window:
- a CDS encoding heme-degrading domain-containing protein encodes MSVTIEELERQHRELQLPSVDLTDAWRLGSLIVEVARERRLAVTVDLRHGEQQVFHAALPGTSADNDDWISRKAAVVRRFGEASYLVGERYRARGREFDLDPARYAAHGGSFPLLVCGTGMVGTVTVSGLPQLDDHLLVTECLARYLAEPSR; translated from the coding sequence GTGAGCGTCACCATCGAGGAACTGGAGCGCCAGCACCGGGAGTTGCAGCTGCCTTCGGTCGACCTGACGGACGCCTGGCGGTTGGGGTCGCTGATCGTCGAGGTGGCCCGGGAACGCCGTCTCGCGGTGACGGTCGACCTTCGGCACGGCGAACAGCAGGTCTTCCATGCGGCGCTGCCGGGCACGAGCGCGGACAACGACGACTGGATCAGCCGCAAGGCCGCGGTGGTACGGCGGTTCGGCGAGGCCTCGTACCTGGTGGGTGAGCGCTACCGCGCCAGGGGGCGGGAGTTCGACCTCGACCCGGCGCGCTACGCCGCGCACGGCGGGTCCTTCCCGCTGCTGGTGTGCGGGACGGGAATGGTGGGCACGGTCACCGTCTCCGGCCTGCCGCAGTTGGACGACCACCTGCTGGTCACCGAGTGCCTGGCCCGCTACCTGGCCGAGCCGTCCCGGTGA
- a CDS encoding Gfo/Idh/MocA family oxidoreductase, with the protein MDSQQLNVGLIGYGIAGAVFHAPLISTTPGLRLAAVVTSDPVRREQVAERHPQAALFADADALLAAAPELGLDLVVVASPNRTHVPLATAALRAGLPVVVDKPLAGTAAEGEQLAELARERGLLFSVFQNRRWDGDFRTVQQLVASGRLGRVNRFESRFERWRPELKGGWRELADPAEVGGVLYDLGAHLVDQALVLFGPAVRVYAEVDVRRDGAQTDDDSFLALTHADGTRSHLWMSATAGDLGPRFRVLGSAGAYVVHGLDGQEDALREGGTPADPEWGVCAPEHWGSFRAGEVVEPVATLPGSYQDYYAGLARALRGLGPVPVEAADAVAALRVLEAAQRSARTGQAVEL; encoded by the coding sequence ATGGACTCCCAGCAGCTCAACGTGGGACTCATCGGCTACGGCATCGCCGGTGCGGTCTTCCACGCGCCCCTGATCAGCACCACGCCGGGCCTGCGCCTCGCGGCCGTCGTGACCTCCGACCCCGTCCGCCGCGAGCAGGTGGCCGAGCGCCATCCGCAGGCGGCACTGTTCGCGGACGCCGACGCCCTGCTGGCGGCGGCGCCGGAGCTGGGCCTGGACCTGGTGGTGGTCGCCTCCCCCAACCGCACGCACGTCCCGCTGGCCACGGCCGCCCTGCGGGCCGGGCTGCCGGTGGTGGTGGACAAGCCGCTGGCCGGCACCGCCGCCGAGGGCGAGCAGCTGGCCGAGCTGGCGCGGGAGCGGGGGCTGCTGTTCAGCGTCTTCCAGAACCGCCGCTGGGACGGCGACTTCCGCACCGTTCAGCAGCTGGTCGCCTCGGGCCGGCTGGGCCGGGTCAACCGCTTCGAGTCGCGGTTCGAACGGTGGCGGCCCGAACTCAAGGGCGGCTGGCGCGAGTTGGCCGACCCGGCGGAGGTCGGCGGCGTGCTCTACGATCTCGGCGCGCACCTGGTCGACCAGGCGCTGGTGCTGTTCGGCCCGGCGGTCCGGGTGTACGCGGAGGTGGACGTGCGCCGGGACGGCGCGCAGACCGACGACGACAGCTTCCTCGCGCTCACCCACGCCGACGGCACCCGTTCGCACCTGTGGATGAGCGCGACGGCGGGCGACCTCGGGCCCCGGTTCCGGGTGCTGGGCTCGGCGGGCGCGTACGTGGTGCACGGGCTGGACGGTCAGGAGGACGCGCTGCGCGAGGGCGGGACGCCCGCGGATCCGGAGTGGGGCGTCTGCGCACCCGAGCACTGGGGCTCGTTCCGGGCCGGCGAGGTGGTCGAGCCGGTGGCGACCCTGCCCGGCAGCTACCAGGACTACTACGCGGGCCTCGCACGCGCCCTGCGCGGCCTGGGGCCGGTCCCGGTCGAGGCGGCCGACGCGGTGGCGGCACTGCGTGTGCTGGAGGCGGCGCAGCGCTCCGCCCGGACCGGACAGGCGGTGGAGCTGTGA
- a CDS encoding ROK family transcriptional regulator, with the protein MTSYPGPRDLPPGSPDAPGTPGVSGASGSGRGALNLALLRDRNDAAVLRAVRSAAENGTSRVELANRTGLTAQAISKITARLLAEGLLTEAGRERVAGQTGKPRTLLRLVPQARVALGAELGRHELRLIQVDLTGAVTAQTRTPIDPDGEPGPVLDRLAAQVRELTARHGADRVLGLGLACPGPLDTRDGILHQVTGMPRWHGLPLRDAVQARTDLPVLVEKNTTAAVLSRLGPENRAFVYLGDGVGAGLVLGGRVQRGARTNAGEFGHQCLDPAGPRCACGARGCLEAICLAALRAGRTAEAATALALGVTNLVRLLDVEEITLGGPTLLADPTPYETAIRTELATRLPDPAWQPVTLTRATPLAIPQGAAALALGRLFD; encoded by the coding sequence GTGACCTCCTACCCCGGCCCCCGCGACCTCCCGCCCGGCTCGCCGGACGCTCCCGGCACTCCCGGTGTTTCCGGCGCGTCCGGCTCCGGTCGTGGCGCGCTCAACCTCGCGCTGCTCCGCGACCGGAACGACGCCGCCGTGCTGCGCGCCGTCCGCTCCGCCGCCGAGAACGGGACCAGCCGGGTCGAACTGGCCAACCGCACCGGGCTCACCGCGCAGGCCATCAGCAAGATCACCGCACGGCTGCTCGCCGAAGGACTCCTCACCGAAGCCGGCCGCGAACGCGTCGCCGGACAGACCGGCAAGCCCCGGACCCTGCTGCGCCTCGTCCCGCAGGCCCGCGTGGCGCTCGGCGCCGAGCTGGGCCGCCACGAACTGCGCCTGATCCAGGTCGACCTCACCGGCGCCGTCACCGCGCAGACCCGCACACCGATCGACCCGGACGGCGAACCCGGCCCGGTCCTCGACCGGCTCGCCGCGCAGGTCCGCGAACTGACGGCCCGGCACGGCGCCGACCGGGTCCTCGGCCTCGGCCTCGCCTGCCCCGGCCCGCTCGACACCCGGGACGGCATCCTCCACCAGGTCACCGGCATGCCCCGCTGGCACGGCCTGCCCCTGCGCGACGCCGTCCAGGCCCGCACCGACCTCCCGGTGCTGGTCGAGAAGAACACCACCGCCGCCGTCCTCAGCCGCCTCGGGCCCGAGAACCGCGCCTTCGTCTACCTCGGCGACGGCGTCGGCGCCGGCCTGGTCCTCGGCGGCCGCGTCCAGCGCGGAGCCCGCACCAACGCCGGCGAGTTCGGCCACCAGTGCCTCGACCCCGCCGGCCCGCGGTGCGCCTGCGGCGCGCGCGGCTGCCTGGAAGCGATCTGCCTCGCCGCCCTCCGCGCCGGGCGCACCGCCGAAGCCGCCACGGCCCTCGCCCTCGGCGTCACCAACCTGGTCCGCCTCCTCGACGTGGAGGAGATCACCCTCGGCGGCCCCACCCTGCTCGCCGACCCGACCCCGTACGAGACCGCCATCCGCACCGAACTCGCCACCCGCCTGCCCGACCCCGCCTGGCAGCCCGTCACCCTCACCCGCGCCACCCCGCTCGCGATCCCCCAGGGCGCCGCCGCCCTCGCCCTCGGACGGCTCTTCGACTGA
- a CDS encoding erythromycin esterase family protein yields MLDEIAGDLAAGAEIVGTGESTRFARETFVARDQLFRRLVRDHGFRALALQDTADVGAALDALVRGGDGTAESALAGAWRPWRTAEMADSLEWIRAFNREHPADPVRIFGVKPVQAGPADYDAVLEHVRVAAPERLASLAAHLDPIRTAHQLDEHVQRARGVHPGRPFAEHARDARALLEPVPGAAEVAERMRLIVEFHERSVAGRGSYAGEAEAWAEAIADHHDRTGQRTVYWDGIAHTSAAGATLGVASGRGTRPTVGSVLRARYGARYVSVAVGFHHGDLGVAVVPAPAADLVDARLGATNLPARWLDLRREDVRRHWDGPAKARVISGIYTPERDAAEHLAVASLPEAFDVLLHLRQVSPVTWLA; encoded by the coding sequence GTGCTCGACGAGATCGCCGGGGACCTGGCCGCCGGGGCCGAGATCGTCGGTACCGGGGAGTCCACCCGCTTCGCCCGCGAGACCTTCGTGGCGCGGGATCAGCTGTTCCGCCGGCTGGTCCGGGACCACGGCTTCCGTGCGCTGGCCCTGCAGGACACGGCGGACGTCGGCGCAGCCCTCGACGCCCTCGTCCGCGGTGGCGACGGGACCGCCGAGTCCGCGCTGGCCGGTGCCTGGCGGCCGTGGCGCACCGCCGAGATGGCCGACTCCCTGGAGTGGATCCGGGCGTTCAACCGGGAGCATCCGGCGGACCCGGTCCGGATCTTCGGGGTGAAGCCGGTCCAGGCGGGGCCCGCCGACTACGACGCCGTCCTGGAGCACGTGCGGGTGGCGGCGCCGGAGCGGCTCGCCTCGCTGGCGGCCCACCTGGACCCGATCCGCACCGCCCACCAGCTCGACGAGCACGTCCAGCGCGCCCGCGGCGTCCACCCGGGCCGGCCGTTCGCCGAACACGCCCGCGACGCGCGCGCGTTGCTGGAGCCGGTGCCCGGCGCGGCGGAGGTGGCCGAACGGATGCGGCTGATCGTGGAGTTCCACGAGCGCAGCGTCGCCGGCCGCGGCAGCTACGCGGGCGAGGCCGAGGCGTGGGCGGAGGCCATTGCCGACCACCACGACCGCACCGGACAGCGCACCGTCTACTGGGACGGCATCGCCCACACCTCCGCGGCCGGGGCAACGCTGGGCGTGGCCTCGGGGCGCGGCACCCGGCCCACCGTCGGCAGCGTGCTGCGCGCCCGCTACGGCGCGCGGTACGTGTCCGTGGCGGTCGGCTTCCACCACGGCGACCTCGGCGTGGCGGTCGTCCCGGCGCCGGCCGCGGACCTGGTCGACGCGCGGCTCGGCGCGACGAACCTGCCCGCCCGCTGGCTGGACCTGCGCCGGGAGGACGTGCGCCGCCACTGGGACGGACCGGCGAAGGCCCGCGTCATCAGCGGCATCTACACCCCCGAACGCGACGCCGCCGAACACCTGGCCGTCGCCTCCCTCCCCGAGGCTTTCGACGTGCTCCTCCACCTCCGCCAGGTCTCCCCGGTCACCTGGCTGGCCTGA
- a CDS encoding DUF1963 domain-containing protein, translating into MEFDDPATMHRLCVERLGESAGPRFAAMARRGFRLVPSTADVPASGRCRLGGPALLEPGTAWPELDGMPLSLLAVLDTDALADWLGSELPTRPGLLNFFQLDPDVPYEEYRRLDTSSPRMYRVVAADSARAVATVAPRPARRYPSRPVHAAGSFMLPDAWDVEDDDFEFDRDVHWGAPSLILNALDDFDGNTAGQHAAFGWPDTSYATAVTTRDADGPAVHLLQLAEDTELGWGWGDAGSLYFTVPAKAFAAGDFTATEAAGRCC; encoded by the coding sequence ATGGAATTCGACGACCCCGCCACCATGCACCGCCTCTGCGTCGAACGGCTCGGGGAGAGTGCCGGGCCCCGGTTCGCGGCGATGGCCCGCCGCGGTTTTCGCCTGGTGCCGTCCACCGCTGACGTGCCCGCCTCCGGGAGGTGTCGGCTCGGTGGCCCGGCGCTGCTCGAACCGGGCACGGCGTGGCCCGAGCTCGACGGCATGCCGCTGTCCCTGCTCGCCGTCCTCGACACCGACGCCCTCGCCGACTGGCTCGGCAGTGAACTTCCCACCCGGCCCGGGCTGTTGAACTTCTTCCAGCTCGATCCGGACGTCCCGTACGAGGAGTACCGGCGACTCGACACGTCCAGCCCCCGGATGTACCGGGTGGTTGCCGCCGACTCCGCGCGGGCGGTCGCGACGGTCGCGCCCCGGCCGGCGAGGAGGTACCCGTCGCGGCCCGTCCACGCGGCCGGGTCGTTCATGCTGCCGGACGCCTGGGACGTCGAGGACGACGACTTCGAGTTCGACCGGGACGTGCACTGGGGTGCGCCGTCGCTGATCCTCAACGCGCTGGACGACTTTGACGGGAACACCGCTGGGCAGCACGCTGCCTTCGGCTGGCCCGACACCTCCTACGCGACCGCGGTGACCACCCGGGACGCCGACGGGCCCGCGGTCCACCTGCTCCAGCTCGCCGAGGACACCGAACTCGGATGGGGCTGGGGCGACGCAGGATCGCTGTACTTCACCGTCCCGGCGAAGGCCTTCGCGGCGGGTGACTTCACCGCCACCGAGGCGGCGGGCCGTTGCTGTTGA
- a CDS encoding peptidoglycan-binding protein, translating into MRLLNSRATTLLATAAAALLLGGLTAAPASASNSYNGAAYINGSGDAVDDLYDEGVLSTTQNARSNATCFWQMILWANDMGVFKDHKERVDGVFGSDTAAATRQFQSAYGLNADGAVGKATFKAAEDGDKGMFPSYGSTPTTYAGTTHSFWVTRDSSGHYHFKDRTGADRAAGYDYLTCA; encoded by the coding sequence ATGCGTCTGCTCAACTCCCGTGCGACCACCCTGCTGGCCACCGCCGCGGCGGCCCTGCTCCTCGGCGGTCTGACCGCCGCGCCCGCCTCGGCCAGCAACAGCTACAACGGCGCCGCCTACATCAACGGCAGTGGGGACGCGGTCGACGACCTCTACGACGAGGGCGTGCTGTCCACCACTCAGAACGCGCGGTCGAACGCCACCTGCTTCTGGCAGATGATCCTGTGGGCCAACGACATGGGCGTCTTCAAGGACCACAAGGAGCGCGTGGACGGCGTCTTCGGATCGGACACGGCCGCCGCCACGCGGCAGTTCCAGAGCGCCTACGGCCTGAACGCCGACGGCGCCGTCGGCAAGGCCACCTTCAAGGCCGCCGAGGACGGCGACAAGGGCATGTTCCCCTCGTACGGCAGCACCCCCACCACGTACGCGGGCACCACCCACTCGTTCTGGGTCACCCGCGACAGCAGCGGCCACTACCACTTCAAGGACCGCACGGGCGCGGACCGCGCGGCCGGCTACGACTACCTCACCTGCGCCTGA
- a CDS encoding DUF4097 family beta strand repeat-containing protein, with protein sequence MPKFATTTAVTTVLDIPAGHIRLIAADRTDAVVEVRPANPNKSRDVQTAEQTEVTFTDGVLRIATAPPKNRILGHPGALEVTVQLPLGSRVEAKTADTELRGVGRLGEVTLDTARGTVKLDEAAGATLTLQDGSIEIGRLTGPADLTTTRGDLTVTEATRGALRLTTQSGSITVGVARGTSASLDAGTALGRIHNALRNTDDTPAVTIHATTAMGDITARTA encoded by the coding sequence GTGCCGAAGTTCGCCACCACCACCGCCGTCACCACCGTCCTCGACATCCCCGCCGGCCACATCCGGCTGATCGCCGCCGACCGCACCGACGCCGTCGTCGAGGTCCGCCCCGCCAACCCCAACAAGAGCCGCGACGTCCAGACCGCCGAACAGACCGAGGTCACCTTCACCGACGGCGTCCTGCGCATCGCCACCGCCCCGCCGAAGAACCGCATCCTCGGCCACCCCGGCGCCCTCGAAGTCACCGTCCAACTCCCCCTCGGCTCCCGCGTCGAGGCCAAGACCGCCGACACCGAACTCCGCGGCGTCGGACGCCTCGGCGAGGTCACCCTCGACACCGCCCGCGGCACCGTCAAGCTCGACGAAGCCGCCGGCGCCACCCTCACCCTCCAGGACGGCAGCATCGAGATCGGCCGCCTCACCGGCCCCGCCGACCTCACCACCACGCGCGGCGACCTCACCGTCACCGAAGCCACCCGCGGCGCCCTCCGCCTCACCACCCAGTCCGGGTCCATCACCGTCGGCGTCGCCCGCGGCACCTCCGCCTCCCTCGACGCCGGCACCGCACTCGGCCGCATCCACAACGCCCTGCGCAACACCGACGACACCCCCGCCGTCACCATCCACGCCACCACCGCCATGGGCGACATCACCGCCCGCACCGCCTGA
- a CDS encoding SDR family NAD(P)-dependent oxidoreductase, with protein MRAVLVTGGSRGIGRAVALEFARGGDRVGVQYAANRADAEETLRQLPGEGHVLLQAELGEPDAAERLVSRAVAELGAVDVLVNNAAVAPTEANRHLVADTPLAEWQRVWRRMVDVNLLAPADLCWAVAHHLIGRAAGGAIVNVGSRGAFRGEPDFPAYGTTKAALHALGQSLAVALAPHGIAVTSVAPGFVATERQAAKLTGAEGERLRAQSPFGRVGTPEEIAAAVHFLASPAAIWASGTVVDLNGASHLRI; from the coding sequence ATGAGGGCCGTGCTGGTGACCGGCGGTTCGCGCGGCATCGGCCGGGCCGTGGCCCTGGAGTTCGCCCGCGGCGGAGACCGGGTCGGGGTGCAGTACGCGGCCAACCGCGCCGACGCCGAGGAGACCCTGCGTCAACTGCCCGGCGAGGGCCACGTCCTGTTGCAGGCCGAGCTCGGCGAGCCGGACGCCGCTGAACGGCTGGTCTCCCGGGCGGTCGCCGAGCTCGGTGCGGTGGACGTCCTGGTCAACAACGCCGCGGTGGCGCCGACCGAGGCCAACCGCCACCTCGTCGCCGACACGCCCCTCGCGGAGTGGCAGCGGGTGTGGCGGCGCATGGTCGACGTGAACCTGCTGGCCCCGGCCGACCTGTGCTGGGCCGTCGCCCACCACCTGATCGGCCGCGCCGCGGGAGGCGCGATCGTCAACGTCGGCTCCCGCGGCGCGTTCCGGGGCGAGCCGGACTTCCCCGCTTACGGAACGACCAAGGCCGCCCTGCACGCACTCGGCCAGTCCCTGGCCGTCGCGCTGGCGCCGCACGGCATCGCGGTCACCTCGGTCGCCCCCGGGTTCGTGGCGACCGAGCGCCAGGCGGCGAAGCTGACCGGAGCGGAAGGCGAACGCCTGCGCGCGCAGAGCCCGTTCGGCAGGGTCGGCACGCCGGAGGAGATCGCCGCCGCCGTGCACTTCCTGGCGTCGCCCGCCGCGATCTGGGCCTCGGGCACCGTCGTGGACCTCAACGGCGCGTCCCACCTGAGGATCTGA